One genomic segment of Ictalurus punctatus breed USDA103 chromosome 12, Coco_2.0, whole genome shotgun sequence includes these proteins:
- the mif4gdb gene encoding MIF4G domain-containing protein B → MTDAGAQTLNTMEDSSKEEYKIHSFDPETQKLLKTALKDPGLVDLEAVSNIIVDQSLKDQAFSKEAGRMCFTIVQAEAKQNNSSMFRSHLLNRLQKEFKSREQMRKRSILEWVCYVSFICNIFDYLKVNNMPMMVLVHPLYDCLMRLAQPDALKNEEEVDCLVLQLHRIGDQLEKVNADRMDELFFLLRDGFLLRDGLSSLTRLLLLEILEFRAGDWSLSDAAHKYYYSEVHD, encoded by the exons ATGACTGA TGCTGGTGCTCAGACACTGAACACAATGGAGGACTCGTCCAAAGAAGAATACAAGATCCATTCCTTCGACCCGGAAACACAGAAACTGCTTAAAACGGCACTTAAAG ATCCAGGTCTGGTGGATTTGGAGGCCGTGAGTAACATCATTGTTGACCAGTCGTTGAAGGATCAGGCGTTCAGCAAAGAGGCCGGACGCATGTGTTTCACGATCGTCCAG GCCGAGGCAAAGCAGAACAACAGCAGCATGTTTCGCAGTCACCTCTTGAACCGGCTGCAAAAGGAGTTCAAGAGCCGAGAGCAGATGAGGAAGAGGTCCATTCTAGAGTGGGTGTGTTACGTCTCCTTCATCTGCAACATCTTCGACTACCTCAAG gtGAATAACATGCCGATGATGGTGCTGGTTCACCCACTGTACGACTGTCTGATGAGACTCGCCCAACCAGACGCACTCAAAAACGAAGAGGAG GTGGACTGCCTGGTGCTGCAGCTGCATCGTATCGGCGATCagctggagaaggtgaacgCAGACCGCATGGACGAGCTCTTCTTCCTGCTGCGTGACGGCTTCCTGTTGCGTGACGGCCTCAGCTCGCTCACTCGCCTCCTCCTGCTCGAAATCCTCGAATTCCGCGCCGGAGACTGGAGCCTCAGCGACGCGGCGCATAAGTACTACTACAGTGAAGTGCACGACTGA
- the slc25a19 gene encoding mitochondrial thiamine pyrophosphate carrier: MVGFDPGSKALSKEDAALAGSAAGLVTRAIISPMDVLKIRFQLQVERVSSSRPEGKYSSIMQACRCILGEEGPSAFWKGHVAAQMLSVCYGAVQFASFQELTELIHKNTSYNSQAAGVHFLCGGMAACSATVACQPLDTLRTRFAAQGEPKVYRNLRHAVRTMYIQEGALTFYRGLIPTLVAVFPYAGLQFFSYNVLKKLLERDGKMSKGGLQSLVSGSVAGVISKTLTYPFDLFKKRLQVGGFEEARAHFGQVRSYRGFVDCAVCIGREEGLVGFFKGLSPSLIKAAMSTGLTFFCYEFFTSTISNLRRSC; the protein is encoded by the exons ATGGTGGGGTTTGACCCAGGCAGCAAAGCCCTCTCCAAGGAGGACGCAGCCCTGGCCGGCTCAGCAGCAGGCCTCGTCACCCGTGCCATCATCAGCCCAATGGACGTGCTCAAGATCCGCTTCCAG ctgcagGTGGAGCGCGTCTCGTCCTCCAGGCCCGAGGGGAAATACAGCAGCATAATGCAGGCGTGTCGTTGCATTCTGGGAGAGGAGGGACCGTCTGCGTTCTGGAAAGGCCATGTTGCCGCTCAGATGCTCTCCGTCTGTTACGGAGCCGTCCAG tttgcAAGTTTCCAGGAGCTCACTGAGCTCATCCATAAAAACACGTCCTATAACAGCCAGGCGGCTGGAGTTCACTTCCTTTGTGGAGGAATGGCTGCGTGTTCTGCTACTGTGGCCTGCCAGCCGCTGGACACACTCCGCACACGCTTCGCTGCTCAGGGAGAACCCAAG GTTTACAGGAACCTCCGTCACGCTGTGAGGACCATGTACATCCAGGAGGGGGCGCTCACCTTCTACAGAGGCCTCATCCCCACACTGGTGGCCGTGTTCCCCTACGCTGGCCTCCAGTTCTTCAGCTACAATGTCCTCAAGAAACTGCTGGAGCGTGATGGCAAGATGTCTAAAG GTGGACTGCAGAGTCTGGTGAGTGGCAGCGTGGCCGGAGTCATCAGTAAAACCCTCACCTACCCCTTCGACCTGTTCAAAAAGAGATTGCAGGTGGGCGGGTTCGAGGAGGCCAGAGCGCACTTCGGACAG GTCCGGTCGTACCGCGGATTCGTGGACTGCGCAGTGTGCATCGGTCGAGAGGAAGGACTGGTCGGCTTCTTTAAGGGTCTTTCTCCCAGCCTGATAAAGGCGGCCATGTCCACTGGCCTCACCTTCTTCTGCTACGAGTTCTTCACCAGTACCATCTCCAACCTGAGGCGGAGCTGCTGA
- the jmjd8 gene encoding jmjC domain-containing protein 8 produces MECTVWNKVIIFLLFQVPDVALCSEQDTGGWGLDSSLADEGSCNIDIRDATTITHTQFLEEYAYTKPVILRGLTDNTKFRFLCSKPSLLREYRDKTVRLSTANTHSYRKVDVRFEEFVTSLLTPQSEDTLGSDTLYFFGDNNFTEWHSLFEKYNAPPYSLPHTSPAYSFGIAGPGTGVPFHWHGPGYSEVIYGRKRWLLYPPDQAPEFHPNHTTLHWISHSYPNLEKHNTPLECTIRPGEVLYFPDRWWHATLNLDTSVFISTFLG; encoded by the exons ATGGAGTGCACTGTGTGGAATAAAGTGATCATCTTCCTCCTGTTCCAGGTCCCGGATGTAGCTCTCTGCTCTGAGCAGGACACCGGCGGCTG gGGCCTGGACTCCAGTCTTGCTGATGAAGGGAGCTGCAACATCGATATCAGAGAcgccacaacaatcacacacacacagtttctagAGGa ATACGCCTACACTAAGCCTGTAATATTAAGAGGACTTACAGACAACACG AAATTCCGGTTCCTGTGTTCCAAGCCAAGTCTGTTGAGGGAGTACCGGGACAAAACAGTCCGCCTGAGCACGGccaacacacactcctacaggaaag TGGATGTTCGGTTTGAAGAGTTTGTGACATCACTGTTGACCCCTCAGTCTGAAGACACCCTGGGCAGCG ataCACTCTACTTTTTTGGTGATAATAACTTCACTGAGTGGCATTCTCTGTTTGAGAAGTACAATGCTCCGCCTTACAGCCTGCCACACACCAGCCCGGCGTACAGCTTCGGCattgcag gtCCAGGTACCGGTGTTCCCTTCCACTGGCACGGTCCGGGATACTCCGAGGTCATCTACGgcagaaag cgctGGCTCCTGTATCCTCCTGATCAGGCCCCTGAGTTCCACCCCAATCACACCACCCTGCACTGGATCTCACACTCGTACCCTAACCTGGagaaacacaacacaccactGGAGTGTACCATCAGACCAGGagag gTGCTGTATTTCCCAGATCGGTGGTGGCATGCTACTCTAAATCTTGACACCAGTGTTTTCATCTCCACTTTCCTGGGTTAA